In the genome of Pan troglodytes isolate AG18354 chromosome 15, NHGRI_mPanTro3-v2.0_pri, whole genome shotgun sequence, one region contains:
- the PPM1A gene encoding protein phosphatase 1A isoform X2, producing the protein MGAFLDKPKMEKHNAQGQGNGLRYGLSSMQGWRVEMEDAHTAVIGLPSGLESWSFFAVYDGHAGSQVAKYCCEHLLDHITNNQDFKGSAGAPSVENVKNGIRTGFLEIDEHMRVMSEKKHGADRSGSTAVGVLISPQHTYFINCGDSRGLLCRNRKVHFFTQDHKPSNPLEKERIQNAGGSVMIQRVNGSLAVSRALGDFDYKCVHGKGPTEQLVSPEPEVHDIERSEEDDQFIILACDGIWDVMGNEELCDFVRSRLEVTDDLEKVCNEVVDTCLYKGSRDNMSVILICFPNAPKVSPEAVKKEAELDKYLECRVEEIIKKQGEGVPDLVHVMRTLASENIPSLPPGGELASKRNVIEAVYNRLNPYKNDDTDSTSTDDMW; encoded by the exons ATGGGAGCATTTTTAGACAAGCCAAAGATGGAAAAGCATAATGCCCAGGGGCAGGGTAATGGGTTGCGATATGGGCTAAGCAGCATGCAAGGCTGGCGTGTTGAAATGGAGGATGCACATACGGCTGTGATCGGTTTGCCAAGTGGACTTGAATCATGGTCATTCTTTGCTGTGTATGATGGGCATGCTGGTTCTCAGGTTGCCAAATACTGCTGTGAGCATTTGTTAGATCACATCACCAATAACCAGGATTTTAAAGGGTCTGCAGGAGCACCTTCTGTGGAAAATGTAAAGAATGGAATCAGAACAGGTTTTCTGGAGATTGATGAACACATGAGAGTTATGTCAGAGAAGAAACATGGTGCAGATAGAAGTGGGTCAACAGCTGTAGGTGTCTTAATTTCTCCCCAACATACTTATTTCATTAACTGTGGAGACTCAAGAGGTTTACTTTGTAGGAACAGGAAAGTTCATTTCTTCACACAAGATCACAAACCAAGTAATCCGCTGGAGAAAGAACGAATTCAGAATGCAGGTGGCTCTGTAATGATTCAGCGTGTGAATGGCTCTCTGGCTGTATCGAGGGCCCTTGGGGATTTTGATTACAAATGTGTCCATGGAAAAGGTCCTACTGAGCAGCTTGTCTCACCAGAGCCTGAAGTCCATGATATTGAAAGATCTGAAGAAGATGATCAGTTCATTATCCTTGCATGTGATGGTATCTGGGATGTTATGGGAAATGAAGAGCTCTGTGATTTTGTAAGATCCAGACTTGAAGTCACTGATGACCTTGAGAAAGTTTGCAATGAAGTAGTCGACACCTGTTTGTATAAG GGAAGTCGAGACAACATGAGTGTGATTTTGATCTGTTTTCCAAATGCACCCAAAGTATCGCCAGAAGCAGTGAAGAAGGAGGCAGAGTTGGACAAGTACCTGGAATGCAGAGTAGAAG AAATCATAAAGAAGCAGGGGGAAGGCGTCCCCGACTTAGTCCATGTGATGCGCACATTAGCGAGTGAGAACATCCCCAGCCTCCCACCAGGGGGTGAATTGGCAAGCAA GAGGAATGTTATTGAAGCCGTTTACAATAGACTGAATCCTTACAAAAATGACGACACT GACTCTACATCAACAGATGATATGTGGTAA